Proteins encoded within one genomic window of Siniperca chuatsi isolate FFG_IHB_CAS linkage group LG4, ASM2008510v1, whole genome shotgun sequence:
- the si:dkey-30c15.13 gene encoding uncharacterized protein si:dkey-30c15.13 isoform X1: MTQNMFQEGLYQVFFKETPSTPPLTQVTNHGELINVRIHRWFGTVVNTRLLVTGVVQILSALACILTTVTHACVSYNCSFSLTTPVWSSLFYVAAGCLAMEVQRKANKLKIIALMGLNLFSLLFGFSALLVNSLTSTQPVALNTIQLRAGSYVAKGSSIAFTVLCFLASVYILFLSWRGLHRYSPPHTQAYSRLSQDPDETNGPLLEQVEFSL; this comes from the exons ATGACGCAGAACATGTTTCAGGAGGGGCTGTACCAGGTGTTTTTTAAGGAGACACCCTCAACCCCCCCACTGACCCAGGTTACCAATCATGGGGAGCTAATCAATGTCAGGATTCATCGTTGGTTTGGGACTGTGGTTAATACCAGACTTTTAGTCACTGGG GTGGTGCAGATACTCAGTGCCTTAGCTTGCATACTAACCACAGTCACCCATGCATGTGTGAGCTACAACTGCTCTTTCTCCCTGACAACACCAGTGTGGTCAAGCCTTTTT tatgtggctGCTGGGTGTCTGGCAATGGAGGTTCAGAGGAAAGCTAATAAATTAAAG ATCATCGCTCTGATGGGTCTGAACCTCTTTAGTCTACTGTTTGGCTTCTCTGCtctcctggttaacagcctcaCGTCTACACAGCCAGTCGCACTCAACACAATCCAACTG CGTGCTGGTTCATATGTTGCAAAGGGGAGCTCTATAGCatttactgtactgtgtttTCTGGCGTCAGTCTACATACTTTTCCTGTCCTGGAGAGGCCTACATCGCTACAGTCCTCCCCATACTCAGGCCTACAGCCGCCTCTCACAG GATCCAGATGAAACCAACGGGCCTCTACTGGAACAAGTAGAATTCAGTCTGTGA
- the si:dkey-30c15.13 gene encoding uncharacterized protein si:dkey-30c15.13 isoform X2: MTQNMFQEGLYQVFFKETPSTPPLTQVTNHGELINVRIHRWFGTVVNTRLLVTGVVQILSALACILTTVTHACVSYNCSFSLTTPVWSSLFYVAAGCLAMEVQRKANKLKIIALMGLNLFSLLFGFSALLVNSLTSTQPVALNTIQLSTYFSCPGEAYIATVLPILRPTAASHRIQMKPTGLYWNK, translated from the exons ATGACGCAGAACATGTTTCAGGAGGGGCTGTACCAGGTGTTTTTTAAGGAGACACCCTCAACCCCCCCACTGACCCAGGTTACCAATCATGGGGAGCTAATCAATGTCAGGATTCATCGTTGGTTTGGGACTGTGGTTAATACCAGACTTTTAGTCACTGGG GTGGTGCAGATACTCAGTGCCTTAGCTTGCATACTAACCACAGTCACCCATGCATGTGTGAGCTACAACTGCTCTTTCTCCCTGACAACACCAGTGTGGTCAAGCCTTTTT tatgtggctGCTGGGTGTCTGGCAATGGAGGTTCAGAGGAAAGCTAATAAATTAAAG ATCATCGCTCTGATGGGTCTGAACCTCTTTAGTCTACTGTTTGGCTTCTCTGCtctcctggttaacagcctcaCGTCTACACAGCCAGTCGCACTCAACACAATCCAACTG TCTACATACTTTTCCTGTCCTGGAGAGGCCTACATCGCTACAGTCCTCCCCATACTCAGGCCTACAGCCGCCTCTCACAG GATCCAGATGAAACCAACGGGCCTCTACTGGAACAAGTAG
- the pdp2 gene encoding pyruvate dehydrogenase [acetyl-transferring]-phosphatase 2, mitochondrial isoform X2, with translation MSGRVYTSILQRASSCTLTLSSATPFQPRPAHHCHFSSWGSSRTDPLCFSGEESGNWAQSGRHLSTRQDLDFQLSRVQIKSILRANEQTVSVPEFDGRGLSAVRKFESNQLAANTPNEDRRSAATCLQSKGMLFGVFDGHGGWACAQAVSERLLYYTAVAMMPKQSLEVLEKCMEHSRPVPPILQWYKHHADFNYRESASLYIDHLRVFWQELLDSEEHGEGMSPPDALDCAFKRLDADISLEAQVPLSNDLMKSTAIQVAFAGCTACVAHVGTDGIHVANAGDCRAVLGVQEEGGSWSALPLSQDHNSQNQAEMERIKARHPPSERDTVVTDDRLLGVLMPLRAFGDVRFKWSRELQQSILDSLETGVDLDSLNLYQYTPPNYLTPPYLDVAPEITYHKLRPQDRFLILGTDGLWDELGSEEAVRLVGEHLSGIHLQAPVSPSERQLKLGQMHELLLKRRARASPALDANVATHLIRHALGTGEHGELCQERLASMLTLPEDLARMYRDDITATVVYLNSDLARPHHS, from the exons ATGTCTGGACGTGTGTACACCAGCATCCTTCAAAGAGCTTCAAGCTGCACACTGACACTTTCCTCTGCTACCCCATTCCAG CCTCGACCAGCCCACCATTGTCACTTCTCATCCTGGGGCTCTTCCAGAACAGACCCCCTGTGCTTCAGTGGTGAGGAGTCGGGAAATTGGGCTCAAAGTGGGCGACACCTCTCGACTCGTCAGGATCTAGACTTCCAGCTCAGCCGGGTCCAAATCAAAAGTATTCTGCGAGCTAATGAGCAG ACTGTGAGTGTGCCAGAGTTTGATGGCAGGGGACTCAGTGCTGTGAGAAAGTTTGAGAGCAACCAGCTGGCTGCTAACACACCGAATGAGGACCGTCGCAGTGCAGCCACCTGCTTACAG tCAAAGGGCATGCTCTTTGGAGTGTTTGACGGCCATGGGGGCTGGGCGTGTGCCCAGGCTGTTAGTGAGCGGCTGCTGTACTACACTGCAGTTGCAATGATGCCAAAGCAGAGCCTGGAGGTGCTTGAGAAATGCATGGAGCATAGCAGACCTGTTCCTCCCATCTTGCAGTGGTACAAACACCATGCAGACTTTAACTATCGTGAATCTGCTTCACTCTACATTGACCACCTCAGAGTCTTCTGGCAAGAATTACTGGACAGTGAGGAACATGGTGAAGGCATGAG TCCTCCAGATGCTCTGGATTGCGCTTTCAAGCGGCTGGATGCTGACATCTCCTTGGAGGCTCAAGTCCCTCTTTCCAATGACCTGATGAAAAGCACAGCCATTCAG GTTGCGTTTGCCGGTTGCACCGCCTGTGTGGCTCATGTTGGCACAGATGGGATCCACGTGGCGAATGCCGGTGACTGCCGAGCAGTATTAGGGGTGCAGGAGGAGGGCGGTTCATGGAGCGCTTTGCCCCTTTCCCAGGATCACAACTCACAGAACCAAGCTGAGATGGAGCGGATCAAGGCCCGACACCCACcctcagagagagacacagtggTCACAGATGACAGACTGCTCGGG GTTCTGATGCCCCTGCGTGCGTTTGGTGACGTAAGATTCAAGTGGAGCCGTGAGTTGCAGCAGAGCATTTTAGACAGCCTGGAGACCGGAGTGGACCTGGACTCTCTCAACCTGTACCAGTACACGCCACCTAACTACCTGACTCCGCCCTATCTGGACGTGGCACCCGAGATAACCTATCACAAGCTGAGACCTCAGGACCGCTTCCTGATCCTTGGCACTGACGGGCTGTGGGATGAACTGGGGAGCGAGGAGGCTGTAAGACTCGTTGGAGAGCACCTGAGTGGGATTCACCTACAG GCTCCAGTTTCTCCATCTGAGAGGCAACTAAAATTGGGTCAGATGCATGAACTCTTGCTGAAACGCCGGGCCCGTGCTTCCCCTGCCTTAGACGCCAACGTTGCCACGCACCTCATCAGACATGCTCTTGGCACTGGGGAGCATGGAGAACTCTGCCAGGAGAGACTGGCCTCTATGCTCACTTTGCCAGAGGACCTGGCTCGAATGTACAGGGACGATATCACAGCTACTGTGGTGTATCTGAACTCTGACCTGGCCAGACCTCACCACAGCTAA
- the pdp2 gene encoding pyruvate dehydrogenase [acetyl-transferring]-phosphatase 2, mitochondrial isoform X1, with protein sequence MSGRVYTSILQRASSCTLTLSSATPFQYTHFVAFPSSQPRPAHHCHFSSWGSSRTDPLCFSGEESGNWAQSGRHLSTRQDLDFQLSRVQIKSILRANEQTVSVPEFDGRGLSAVRKFESNQLAANTPNEDRRSAATCLQSKGMLFGVFDGHGGWACAQAVSERLLYYTAVAMMPKQSLEVLEKCMEHSRPVPPILQWYKHHADFNYRESASLYIDHLRVFWQELLDSEEHGEGMSPPDALDCAFKRLDADISLEAQVPLSNDLMKSTAIQVAFAGCTACVAHVGTDGIHVANAGDCRAVLGVQEEGGSWSALPLSQDHNSQNQAEMERIKARHPPSERDTVVTDDRLLGVLMPLRAFGDVRFKWSRELQQSILDSLETGVDLDSLNLYQYTPPNYLTPPYLDVAPEITYHKLRPQDRFLILGTDGLWDELGSEEAVRLVGEHLSGIHLQAPVSPSERQLKLGQMHELLLKRRARASPALDANVATHLIRHALGTGEHGELCQERLASMLTLPEDLARMYRDDITATVVYLNSDLARPHHS encoded by the exons ATGTCTGGACGTGTGTACACCAGCATCCTTCAAAGAGCTTCAAGCTGCACACTGACACTTTCCTCTGCTACCCCATTCCAG TATACCCACTTTGTAGCATTTCCCTCTTCTCAGCCTCGACCAGCCCACCATTGTCACTTCTCATCCTGGGGCTCTTCCAGAACAGACCCCCTGTGCTTCAGTGGTGAGGAGTCGGGAAATTGGGCTCAAAGTGGGCGACACCTCTCGACTCGTCAGGATCTAGACTTCCAGCTCAGCCGGGTCCAAATCAAAAGTATTCTGCGAGCTAATGAGCAG ACTGTGAGTGTGCCAGAGTTTGATGGCAGGGGACTCAGTGCTGTGAGAAAGTTTGAGAGCAACCAGCTGGCTGCTAACACACCGAATGAGGACCGTCGCAGTGCAGCCACCTGCTTACAG tCAAAGGGCATGCTCTTTGGAGTGTTTGACGGCCATGGGGGCTGGGCGTGTGCCCAGGCTGTTAGTGAGCGGCTGCTGTACTACACTGCAGTTGCAATGATGCCAAAGCAGAGCCTGGAGGTGCTTGAGAAATGCATGGAGCATAGCAGACCTGTTCCTCCCATCTTGCAGTGGTACAAACACCATGCAGACTTTAACTATCGTGAATCTGCTTCACTCTACATTGACCACCTCAGAGTCTTCTGGCAAGAATTACTGGACAGTGAGGAACATGGTGAAGGCATGAG TCCTCCAGATGCTCTGGATTGCGCTTTCAAGCGGCTGGATGCTGACATCTCCTTGGAGGCTCAAGTCCCTCTTTCCAATGACCTGATGAAAAGCACAGCCATTCAG GTTGCGTTTGCCGGTTGCACCGCCTGTGTGGCTCATGTTGGCACAGATGGGATCCACGTGGCGAATGCCGGTGACTGCCGAGCAGTATTAGGGGTGCAGGAGGAGGGCGGTTCATGGAGCGCTTTGCCCCTTTCCCAGGATCACAACTCACAGAACCAAGCTGAGATGGAGCGGATCAAGGCCCGACACCCACcctcagagagagacacagtggTCACAGATGACAGACTGCTCGGG GTTCTGATGCCCCTGCGTGCGTTTGGTGACGTAAGATTCAAGTGGAGCCGTGAGTTGCAGCAGAGCATTTTAGACAGCCTGGAGACCGGAGTGGACCTGGACTCTCTCAACCTGTACCAGTACACGCCACCTAACTACCTGACTCCGCCCTATCTGGACGTGGCACCCGAGATAACCTATCACAAGCTGAGACCTCAGGACCGCTTCCTGATCCTTGGCACTGACGGGCTGTGGGATGAACTGGGGAGCGAGGAGGCTGTAAGACTCGTTGGAGAGCACCTGAGTGGGATTCACCTACAG GCTCCAGTTTCTCCATCTGAGAGGCAACTAAAATTGGGTCAGATGCATGAACTCTTGCTGAAACGCCGGGCCCGTGCTTCCCCTGCCTTAGACGCCAACGTTGCCACGCACCTCATCAGACATGCTCTTGGCACTGGGGAGCATGGAGAACTCTGCCAGGAGAGACTGGCCTCTATGCTCACTTTGCCAGAGGACCTGGCTCGAATGTACAGGGACGATATCACAGCTACTGTGGTGTATCTGAACTCTGACCTGGCCAGACCTCACCACAGCTAA